In one window of Desulfonatronum thioautotrophicum DNA:
- a CDS encoding F0F1 ATP synthase subunit epsilon, translated as MAKTIHLEIVTPDRKLLSEDVEFVGAPGYNGEFGVLPDHAPFLSALGVGSLHYNKDGRKHWIFLSGGFAEVSSNKMSVLAEVAERAEEIDLERARKAKERAEKRMIEQKAQIDFARTQASLQRALARMKTRDLAV; from the coding sequence ATGGCCAAGACCATACACTTGGAAATCGTCACGCCAGACCGAAAACTCCTCAGTGAGGATGTCGAGTTTGTTGGTGCACCAGGGTACAATGGCGAGTTCGGCGTCCTGCCGGACCACGCACCCTTTCTGTCGGCTCTGGGCGTTGGCAGTTTGCATTACAACAAGGACGGACGAAAGCACTGGATTTTTCTTTCCGGTGGCTTTGCCGAGGTTTCCTCGAACAAGATGAGTGTTCTGGCGGAAGTTGCCGAACGTGCCGAGGAAATTGACCTGGAGCGGGCCAGAAAGGCCAAGGAACGTGCGGAAAAACGGATGATCGAGCAGAAAGCCCAGATCGACTTCGCGCGAACGCAGGCCTCCTTACAGCGCGCTCTGGCCCGAATGAAGACACGCGACTTGGCTGTATAG